The genomic window TCGTATTAGCCTTTAAGTCTGGGTAGCTTTCACTCAAGGCAAAGATGGATCTGATTCCAGAGGTGATCGCAGCCTGAGAGTTTGCTACTTCGCCAACATTTGCCGGATTGGTTCCGACTGCTTGATTTCGAGCAGCAATTACTTTTTCGAGCGTCCCAGCTTCATGCTTTGCATACCCTTTGACTGTATTGACCAGATTCGGAATGAGATCGTATCTCTTTTTCAGAAAAACAGAAATATCACTCCAGGCATTGTCCACCTTTACCTTCGATTTGATAAGGCCATTGTACATGAACATACCGATCAATGCGATCGCGCCAACGAAAAGCAATAAATACATCATTTTCTATAAATTTTAATTGGTTTGTATCAAAGACAATTTTTTATCCTAAAGGGTTCCACGATATGATTTTATTTTTACTCGTGGAGCTCCGGGCAGGTTTAAATTTTGATCAATAATTTGTATATCCAAGCTTTACTTTTGGTCTTTATGCCTAACAAATATGGCCCAGATGGCCCATTAATAAAAAATTCATTTGAATCTTTCAACTTCTGATTCACTCCCTCGATTGCTTTACCTTCGATATTGAATAGTAGAAATTCAGAACCAAACTCACCTTCAGGGACAATAACTTCAAACCTTCCGTCACTCGCCGATGGATACACTTTAATTTCATCGGATGACTCGGTATTTTTTGTTGAGGTGATACAGTTTTGACCAGTGGTTTTTGCTTTTTCTCTAATCCAACCAGGTGCTAACTTACATTCGGGTTTTGTTTCTAAAATGTATTCAGTGCACTCTTGAAGATTTTCTATCTTAAAAATATTGCTTTGGATAAATCCTTCAGTGAATTCTGCTTTTCCCTTTTCGTGGAAAAGATACTTAACAGGCAAGGCTGCATTTATTTTCCACTCAATGAAATGATCACCTACGGATGCGATTGATACGTCCCTGATTTTTTCACATCGGGTTTCATCAATATAGATACAATAATCCTCATACTCTCCAAATTCCAAAAGTTGATTGCATGGATTGGGGTGACCTTGCTGGAATGAAGCATATTTTGAAACTACTCTCATCCTGGTGACTCCGGTCATCGATGATTGTGGTACTGTGAAATATTGACTGAATTCTGTATTGCTGATAGAATCCGGGTTGACAACATTTTCAGTGCTATCAAACACAGCATCATGATTAAAATCAATCCAGGCAGAATAGTTCATCTCACTTGAATCACTGGAAAATCCAGGAGAAAATATAATATCGTATCCTTGTCCTTTGGTTAAAGTCCAAGTTGCAGAACTGCCAATAAAATTTCCATAACCGAGATTGTTGCCACTGTAGAATTTTTTAACGCCTATCTGTAAAGCATCCAGCCATTCAAGCGAAGATTTAGATTTGATTCTGTCACAATAATCGAGTCTGGTGCAATCTTCACATCCATTGGTTGATATATTTATCTCTTCACCGTATCCCGATGTTTTTCCACTAAAACAATCACTTTGTAAACTTATGGTGTATTGATTGCATGGTTCCAGGCCTTTAATGATTAGTAGATCTCCGTTAATATTTGCTTCTAAAGTATCTTTCACTATGGAGCCAACCACTTGAAGAATATAAAAGATGTGTTTGAAGTCTGGTTCAGTTTTTAATTTAATATGAGCTTCAGTAGGATAGATGCTATCCAAACCAAGAAATAGTGGAGCGACACAACAACCTGCCGTAGTGAAAGTCCTTGTAGGGGTATAATCGTTTTGGTATCTATCACAAATTCCCCTGAAACGAACTTCATAATCTGTGCAAGCTTTCAATCCGGTCAGTTCGATTGGGTCTGATGTGTATAATGTGCTTGATTGCCAGTTATTACTACCCACAACACGATATTCCCACTGAATTGGTAAAATGATGTTATTTGCCGTAATATCGAAGACTAACCTGGATGTATCCGGGCTACTCTCTATGATCGGTAAAGCCAACAATGCAGAGTTATACAAATTGAGGACACCACCGCTAACGGTGATGCTCTTTAATTCCTCAAGAGGCTTCACACCATCAATCAACATTTGCTTCAAACGCCTTGCAGCTGCCGGGGGATCAATTTTTGATATATCACTCAAGCCATTGCAAGGGATAGAATAGAGCAAACCTATTGCTCCGGTCAACAATGGAGCTGAAGCACTGGTCCCAGAAAAACTTCTGTAATTATTTGATCTATACGTCGTAAGTAGATTTTCTCCATAAACGCCAATATCAATTGATTTTTTTCCATAACCAGAACTTGGGTCCTTGTGATTCAACCAATTGATGTTTGTTACGGTAACAAGAAATTCACTCGGGCATAAAGTTGGCAAGTCGCCTTCCAGGTCTACATTGAGATCTTGATTGGTTGTAGATGCTGCATTTAAGATACCTACCCGTCCCAGTGAGTCGTAAATTGCACACCAAATAGGGGCATCTTCCGGAAAACTATTATCTGCACCCCATGATGTATTTGTGGCGACTACAAAGGCCCCTTGTTTTCCACCAGACTCATTATACATTTTTCTCATCCTCCAGGGATATGCATAGGATTCGATTGCATTTGCTTCATCCCCTCCTCCTTCTACGAACATCAATTTGATATTCCAGGAGGGACTTGAAATACCAATGCTATTGTTTCCTTTTGCGGCAGCAAGACCGCATACGGGTGTCCCGTGTTGCCCTGTTCCGAAACTATCGTTTCGAGTATATGTACTCCAACCTCGGTAATCGTCGACGTATCCATTTGCATCATCGTCCAGACCATTTTTTGGGATTTCAGCATAATTGAACCATAGATTTTCACGCAGGTCATCATGACGGATATCTACACCATCGTCTATCACACATACTACGATAGTATCTCCGGATTCTGTCATTCCGCCTGTGCTGATGTTCCATGCTTTATCTGCATCTATATCTGCATCATTTACCCCTCCCTGCGTTCCGTCATTATTGAGAAACCACTGATTACTGTATAATGGGTCATCAGGTTTTAGCCTTGCACTCAAAATGTGATTTCTCTGGACCACTTCAACTTCATTCATTTGACTTAGAAATCTGATGACATTACCCGGATTGGCATGATTACTCAGGCCAAGAGTATAAATATTCCATTCTGGAACCGGTGATCTTTTCAAATAGAATTGTGACGGAATTAGGGTATTGGATCCTGTTTTTTCTAAGAATTGATGGATATCAACCCCGGCTTTCAACTTGAGTATGAGTTCATCATTATTGAATTTTTGTTGATTTTGACTAAAAGTGAAGTTGAAACTAGTCAGTAAGATGAGACTAAAGAGGAGTCGAAAGTGGGATTGTGACATCTTGAAGCCTTTGTAAGATTTAAAGTTCCACAAGATAAAAAATACTCTCAACCCAGAATGTTCATATTAAAATTTTAATAGATATTATTAAATATTTGAATTATTTGTTATATATTAGCGCCTAATTTACAGTGTAAATCATAACTAAAACTCAAATATGAAATCTTACGGTCCAATCATGACAGCCGTGCTGATATTCCTGATCAGCGTGGTAGGACAAGCCCAATCCAATTTGAAAAAAGCAAACAGAGCATTCGAGTCTCTGGATTATCCTTCAGCGGTACTTGCATTTGAGTCAATGGTCAAATCAGGTACCGTATTAGATCAAACAGGTAAGCACAGGCTCGCTTACAGTTATAAAATGACTCAACAGAATGGAAAGGCAGCCAGCTTATATACTGAATTAAGTAATCAAGTTGGTGTGGACCCGGAAGTTTATTTTGAGTATGGTGACCTTTTGAGATCCGAAACAGATTTTGTTCAGGCCAAGATTTATTTTGAAAAATATAAAATCAAAAACCCTGTGATTGCTGAGTATTTTATTCAGGCTTGCGATTATGCTATCGTAGAATTAGGTAGACCGAATAACTGTAAGTTGTCCAACATGCCTACGAATACAGACCAGCCTGACCAAGCCCCAGTTTCTTATAGAGGTGGTGTGATCATGGGCTCTGGAATCACTGGCGACCTAACAGCTAAAACACCGGGAGGCACCGAACTAAAAACGGCTCCTCAGATTGTAGCAAACCCCAATACATTCCCTTCAAGATTGGAGGATGTACTTACAGACGAAGCAATGGGCAAAGGCTCAGCTACCTTCACAGAAGATGGATCTATAGTTGCATTTACCAGAACAGGAGGAAAGTCATTATCGGAAGTTTTGAGATCTAAAAGTGGTATGAATATTCACTTTTCACATATTTCCAAATCGGGATCATGGTCAGAACCAGTAGCCTTCCCTTTTGCAAGAGACGAATACGTGAATGCTTTTCCTTCTTTGTCAAAAGATGGAAATACGCTTTATTTTGCATCCAATCAACCAGGAGGGTTCGGTGGATTTGATCTCTATACAAGTAAAAAAACGGGAGAAAATACCTGGACTGTTCCGGAAAATATGGGATCCATAATCAATACGCCTGGAAATGAATTATCGCCATATACCAACCAGAATGACTTGTTTTTTTCATCTGATTGGCATTTGGGATTTGGTGGTTTTGATGTTTTCAAAACGACACAAAATGGAGTGAGCTGGACTGATATCGCAAATTTGGGTGCATGTGTAAATTCTACTAAGGATGAGTTCAATTTTCTGATTGATCAGAATGGTGACGCATATTTTACTTCCAACCGTCAGGGTGGCAAAGGAGCTGAAGACATTTATAAAACGGCAAAAATTGTCTTGCGTAATCAACAAAATCTGAAGCCATTAACGGATTCGGAGATTGGAATTAAGTCAGGATTGGATGTGGACGTTAAAGCGCCACAAATGAATATGAATTCAGCTATGATGGATGATGTATATGAAGACCCTGCTGTATACAATCGCCCGGAGCTTCAATCAGAAAAAGTGTATTTTATCCAGATAGCTGCAATGTCACAATTCAATGATCAAATAGCAGCACGATTTGAAAAGTACACGCGTTACGGTGACGTATTTATGGTTCAGGCAGACAATGCGGTTAAAATTAGAATTGGTGTTTTTCCGAATCTCAATGCCGCGCTGAGCCAATTGAGGATTTTGAAATCCAATGGAATCAGGGACGCATTCGTCATAGGTGATATTTTGGATGAATCCAGGGTAAAGGTTTTGTACAAAGGGAGTACTGATTTTCTAAGCACTCCTGCTGAAAGTACCGAGAATACAGATGGCCAATATAAAATCAGAGTTGCAGAATTTCAAGCTCCGGATTGGTTCGATTCATCAAAAATTAATGATTTAGGTAGGATTGAGCACTGGACAAAATCTGGAAAGACTATTATCATTTTAGGAGATTTTAATACTGAAACGGAGGCACAAAGTGTTCTTTCCAAATTGACAGAAAGAGGTTATAAAGATGCATATATATGCAGCGAAAAAGACGGGAAACTATACAGGGTCAATAAATAGTAAGGAAAACTATTTAAAAAAAAGTCCGGAATTATTCCGGACTTTTTTTTTGTTCCTAAACCATTACAATGGCATTGATTAACTAAGATTTAGCTTCTGAAATTCTATCAAAAGGCATTTTGACTTCAGCAATAAGATGATGCATGTGTTTTTTTGTAAATACGAATTTTAAATTGGACATGTGGAGTTGCAATTTGATGCTTCATATTTGATCTATAAAAATATGAAGAGACACAATTTTGCCCACTTAAGCTCAATCACTACGCCGAGCAAAGTAATCCAAGTGAAATAATATAGGCATTAATTTGCCCAATTAAGCTCAATCACAACGCCGAGCAAAGTTTTGCTCGGTTCCCTCATTATCGAGTGAAATCGTTCACTCGATTTTCGCCTTGCGAAACCATTCGGTCACATCAAAACCATCAATCATATTGCTAATTGGATTCTCACATTGATCTACAAAGTAAAATTTGGGTTTCATATTCCTCTCTCTAAAACTCATTTACATTTGGCTTCCACCGATTGATGAAGAATTGGAAGCATAGTGCAGTGAGAATTACGAAAACACAAGAAATTACATTAAACCAAAGAAAACCGATATTTGTAAATGTGAATAATCCAAAAGTCAGTATTTCAGCGAGAATAGCAGCGATAAATACTGCTTTTGATTGAATATATTTAACATAAAAAGCACATAGAAATACTCCCAAAATGGTGCCATAAAATAAGGATCCGATGATGTTTATAAATTGAATGAGATTTTCGAACAAAGGGATGAAAAGTGCAAATGCAATAGCGATCAAGCCCCACATTGCAGTAAATATCCTCGATAGAAATATTTCCTGAGAGGGCTTGATTTCTTCCTTTTTAAAGCGGATATAAAAATCTACCATAGTTGTACTCCCTAATGCAATGAGCTCGGCGGATACAGATGACATAGCAGCTGCTAATATTACTGCAATCAATAAACCGATCAAGCCATGAGGTAAAAAATGTAAAATATAGTACAAAAAGATATAATCTTTTTCATTTGATTCAATACCTTCCCGGTTTTGTTTTGCTACAGTTTCAATCTCTTTTCTTTTGGAAGTTTCAAATTGATAAATTTCTCTTAATGGTTGAACTTGTTCGCTATTTTGGAGTAATAATTTTGATTTTAAATTATGAACACTGTCCAGTTCATGTTCCCATGAATTCGATTCAGCCTGATGATTTTCCTTGAGATAACTCTGGATTTTAGGATTAAAATGCAAAGGTTGCTTTTCAAACTGGAAGCTCAGAAAAACCAAAACTCCACAGGCAAGTATAAATATTTGCATAGGTATTTTGACAATAGCATTCATGATCATTCCCATGGAGGCAGATTTTTGAAGCTTCCCACCTAAATACCTTTGTACTTGAGATTGATCTGTACCAAAATATGCGAGCATTAGGAAAAATCCGCCGGTCAACCCTGACCACAAATTGTATCTGTCCTGCCAATTAAATTCTGTATTTATAAGGTTCGTTCGATGGTAGATTTGAGCGACCGGAATTATTTCTGAAATATCAGAATGTAATGTCCACTTGTAAAGCAAAAAAAGAAATATGAATAACATTCCGACCAAGATCACCATCATTTGTTGTATTTGTGTAATATTAACTGCACGCACACCGCCGGACACAGTGTATATGACAACAACTAAACCAACCAGAATATGTGTTAGCTCCAAATTCCATCCTAGTACGATCGATAAAATAATGGATGGCGCATAGATAGTTATTCCTGCAGCCATGCCTCTTTGAACTAAAAAAAGCATAGCTGTAAGGGTGCGCACTTTTACATCGAATCTGCCTTCCAAATATTCATATGCGGTGAAAACTTTTAGCTTATAATAAATCGGAATAAATGTGCTCACTATGACAAACGTTGCAAGGGGTAACCCAAAATAGAATTGAGCAAATCTCAATCCATCCGCGTACCCTTGGCCTGTTGTAGAGATAAATGTAATGGCACTCGCTTGAGTTGCCATGACTGCAATACCCAATTTCCACCAGGATTGTTGATTTTGGCCAACAATATATTCTTGGAGGCTGGATTGGTTTCTCGTCTTAAGGTAACCGTAGATTGCTATATATCCCAACGTTGTAACTAAGACTAACCAATCTATCCAATGCATATAATTAATAAGAGATTATATTGTTAAACAAACGATAAGCTCCTGGCACTCCTGCTGCTAATTGCCTGAAGAAAGACAACCCTGTGTAAACGTATTTTCCCTTTCCAACATTTGCTGTGATGATGGCGTTGGTTAATTGATTTTCTCCTGAATCTGACATGCTGAGTACAGTCATGAATTTAGGATCAATCTTACTGGGAAAATAAAGTCCTCTTTCTTGAACCCACAGTTCGAAATCAGATTCAGTGATTTTGTTGGGATGCGACAACAAAGGATGATTTGGGTTAGTAATAATTACTTTAGAATCCTCCTCAGTAACGCGGTCTCTGCTGATTTGCATGTCGAAAGGACTGAATTTCCCTGGTGGCAGTTCAGCGGTAGTGTTATATTGGAATACAAGCTTTCCACCCTCATTCATGAATTTTTCCAGTAAATCATATTTATTGATGATCTCTTTGTTTGTGTTTAAAGCTCTAATGCCAAATATTAGTACATCGAATTTTTTTTTGAGATCATTGTTGATCTGATTGATTGTGATTTCGTGGGCATCGTATCCCAATTTTTTTATTGCTTCTAAAGTGTAATCTCCGGCTCCTTTAATATACGCTATCCGTTTTTTATCTGCGTGATATGAAGCAATGCTCACTTTAATTTTAGAAGGAGTAAGCACATTTTGGATATCAAGATGTGGATATTCAATGGTGGTGTGGGTGTAGAGTTGTTTTTGATCCAACATCATATTTATTTCAGAAATCGATTGGTTCTTTGTGCGATTTTTAATTTTAATATCAAAAATTTTTGTTTGAGGCGAGGATTCAAATTGAACATGCAATTTTTGTGGGAGGACCTCAATATCTTCAGGACATATGAATTCAATGTTACCAGAAAAATCACCTGAATGATTGATTAAAGTTATCGTATAATTTGCCTCACTTTCTGGTTTCATCAAAATAAGTTGGTCGCCTGAGACTGAGGTAATTTGGGGTAAAATATCCAATGGTTGACTTACCTCACCCAAAACCGGATCGTCATTTTTATAATAGACTGGAGATTTGTATTCGTATGTGTGATTAAAAATTTTATAACTAAAGATGATGTTTAAATTTCGATCAGTCAGTGGTTTAGAAACATTTTGTTTTGCTTCAATTTTGAAATGTGAATTTACTTTTTGCTTCAATAACCAGAATGGACTTGTAATTGATGATTGCTCTGAAAGTTTGTAGGAGGAAATTAGATTGAATACTTCATTATTGGTGAGCAGCTTATCCACCGGTATTTCAACTCCATCTTCCATAAATTGCAGAAATTGAAGTGTAATTGGTGTGCGGGATCGATTGACTACCTCACACTGAACTTGCAAAGAATCTCCGGTTGTGATTGTTTGTTTAGTAGTGTGAGCACTGAAATAAATACCTGCACATTGTCTGATCAATTCTTTAGTCTCTTCCAACTTTATATTCCTTAAGGCGGATTCTGGCAAAAGAGAAAGTTCTTCTTCTATTTTTTGTAAAGTTGGAATGGATAGTTCAGGTCTCAAATAGTCAAAATGCATCAAACAAGAATCAATTACAGAAGTGAGGGTGGATGATATACCGGTACTGTTCCAATTCAAGCTGATTTCATCAATGAGATTAGAAGTACTTTTATTTTTTGCTTTATCAAGTCTCTCTAAATATTCAATTTGGCTGCCTCGTACAGAGTTGATGCCAAATCCCTGGGATTTATGCATACTTCTGCTCTTTGCAGCTATTTCCGTAGCTGATTTTCCTTCGAAAGCTAAGTAGTGGCCGACATCAATCTGATAGTAATTGCTTTTGTCAGCCTGGTCAAATTTTTCTTTTGAACCCCAAGCCCACCATGATGTATTGTAGTATATACCTTCAACTACCCATGGCTTAAATTGAGCGAGTTCCGTTGGTGCAAAATTTGGGTCAGAAGCTTTTGTAAATGCTTCCAATGCGAGGATAGCTGAGGCAGTATGGTGGCCATGTGTTTTGCCACTTGTACGATGATCAAATCTAGTGATGATTGCAGTTGGCTTGAATGTTCTGATGAGTTTAACTATTTCAATCAATAATTTTTCTCTGTCCCATTTTTTAAAAGTTTCTTCTGCGTTTTTTGAATAGCCGAAATCAACTGCACTCGTAAAGTACTGGCTGCCGCCATCAATTTTACGCGCTTCCACAAGTTCATTTGTCCTGATTACACCTAAAAATTCATCCAACTCCGGCCCGATTAAATTTTGGCCACCGTCTCCTCTTGTCAATGACAAGTAAGCTGTCCTGATATTATATTCCTTTGACAAACAGGTGATCAACCGTGTATTTTCATCATCAGGATGGGCAGCAATGTAAAGTACTGATCCAAGTTCATTGAGTTTTCGTATTCCCTGGTAGATT from Saprospiraceae bacterium includes these protein-coding regions:
- a CDS encoding PD40 domain-containing protein, producing the protein MKSYGPIMTAVLIFLISVVGQAQSNLKKANRAFESLDYPSAVLAFESMVKSGTVLDQTGKHRLAYSYKMTQQNGKAASLYTELSNQVGVDPEVYFEYGDLLRSETDFVQAKIYFEKYKIKNPVIAEYFIQACDYAIVELGRPNNCKLSNMPTNTDQPDQAPVSYRGGVIMGSGITGDLTAKTPGGTELKTAPQIVANPNTFPSRLEDVLTDEAMGKGSATFTEDGSIVAFTRTGGKSLSEVLRSKSGMNIHFSHISKSGSWSEPVAFPFARDEYVNAFPSLSKDGNTLYFASNQPGGFGGFDLYTSKKTGENTWTVPENMGSIINTPGNELSPYTNQNDLFFSSDWHLGFGGFDVFKTTQNGVSWTDIANLGACVNSTKDEFNFLIDQNGDAYFTSNRQGGKGAEDIYKTAKIVLRNQQNLKPLTDSEIGIKSGLDVDVKAPQMNMNSAMMDDVYEDPAVYNRPELQSEKVYFIQIAAMSQFNDQIAARFEKYTRYGDVFMVQADNAVKIRIGVFPNLNAALSQLRILKSNGIRDAFVIGDILDESRVKVLYKGSTDFLSTPAESTENTDGQYKIRVAEFQAPDWFDSSKINDLGRIEHWTKSGKTIIILGDFNTETEAQSVLSKLTERGYKDAYICSEKDGKLYRVNK
- a CDS encoding LemA family protein, translated to MMYLLLFVGAIALIGMFMYNGLIKSKVKVDNAWSDISVFLKKRYDLIPNLVNTVKGYAKHEAGTLEKVIAARNQAVGTNPANVGEVANSQAAITSGIRSIFALSESYPDLKANTNFIELQKNLQDIENDLSGARRYYNATVRDYNTSIQSVPQVVLANMFDFEPREFFELDQAAEAQNIKVEF
- a CDS encoding S8 family serine peptidase, with amino-acid sequence MSQSHFRLLFSLILLTSFNFTFSQNQQKFNNDELILKLKAGVDIHQFLEKTGSNTLIPSQFYLKRSPVPEWNIYTLGLSNHANPGNVIRFLSQMNEVEVVQRNHILSARLKPDDPLYSNQWFLNNDGTQGGVNDADIDADKAWNISTGGMTESGDTIVVCVIDDGVDIRHDDLRENLWFNYAEIPKNGLDDDANGYVDDYRGWSTYTRNDSFGTGQHGTPVCGLAAAKGNNSIGISSPSWNIKLMFVEGGGDEANAIESYAYPWRMRKMYNESGGKQGAFVVATNTSWGADNSFPEDAPIWCAIYDSLGRVGILNAASTTNQDLNVDLEGDLPTLCPSEFLVTVTNINWLNHKDPSSGYGKKSIDIGVYGENLLTTYRSNNYRSFSGTSASAPLLTGAIGLLYSIPCNGLSDISKIDPPAAARRLKQMLIDGVKPLEELKSITVSGGVLNLYNSALLALPIIESSPDTSRLVFDITANNIILPIQWEYRVVGSNNWQSSTLYTSDPIELTGLKACTDYEVRFRGICDRYQNDYTPTRTFTTAGCCVAPLFLGLDSIYPTEAHIKLKTEPDFKHIFYILQVVGSIVKDTLEANINGDLLIIKGLEPCNQYTISLQSDCFSGKTSGYGEEINISTNGCEDCTRLDYCDRIKSKSSLEWLDALQIGVKKFYSGNNLGYGNFIGSSATWTLTKGQGYDIIFSPGFSSDSSEMNYSAWIDFNHDAVFDSTENVVNPDSISNTEFSQYFTVPQSSMTGVTRMRVVSKYASFQQGHPNPCNQLLEFGEYEDYCIYIDETRCEKIRDVSIASVGDHFIEWKINAALPVKYLFHEKGKAEFTEGFIQSNIFKIENLQECTEYILETKPECKLAPGWIREKAKTTGQNCITSTKNTESSDEIKVYPSASDGRFEVIVPEGEFGSEFLLFNIEGKAIEGVNQKLKDSNEFFINGPSGPYLLGIKTKSKAWIYKLLIKI
- a CDS encoding PIG-L family deacetylase, whose translation is MIKIKIILITCTSLIFNILFGQPSPQIHSGEIYQGIRKLNELGSVLYIAAHPDDENTRLITCLSKEYNIRTAYLSLTRGDGGQNLIGPELDEFLGVIRTNELVEARKIDGGSQYFTSAVDFGYSKNAEETFKKWDREKLLIEIVKLIRTFKPTAIITRFDHRTSGKTHGHHTASAILALEAFTKASDPNFAPTELAQFKPWVVEGIYYNTSWWAWGSKEKFDQADKSNYYQIDVGHYLAFEGKSATEIAAKSRSMHKSQGFGINSVRGSQIEYLERLDKAKNKSTSNLIDEISLNWNSTGISSTLTSVIDSCLMHFDYLRPELSIPTLQKIEEELSLLPESALRNIKLEETKELIRQCAGIYFSAHTTKQTITTGDSLQVQCEVVNRSRTPITLQFLQFMEDGVEIPVDKLLTNNEVFNLISSYKLSEQSSITSPFWLLKQKVNSHFKIEAKQNVSKPLTDRNLNIIFSYKIFNHTYEYKSPVYYKNDDPVLGEVSQPLDILPQITSVSGDQLILMKPESEANYTITLINHSGDFSGNIEFICPEDIEVLPQKLHVQFESSPQTKIFDIKIKNRTKNQSISEINMMLDQKQLYTHTTIEYPHLDIQNVLTPSKIKVSIASYHADKKRIAYIKGAGDYTLEAIKKLGYDAHEITINQINNDLKKKFDVLIFGIRALNTNKEIINKYDLLEKFMNEGGKLVFQYNTTAELPPGKFSPFDMQISRDRVTEEDSKVIITNPNHPLLSHPNKITESDFELWVQERGLYFPSKIDPKFMTVLSMSDSGENQLTNAIITANVGKGKYVYTGLSFFRQLAAGVPGAYRLFNNIISY
- a CDS encoding sodium:solute symporter; protein product: MHWIDWLVLVTTLGYIAIYGYLKTRNQSSLQEYIVGQNQQSWWKLGIAVMATQASAITFISTTGQGYADGLRFAQFYFGLPLATFVIVSTFIPIYYKLKVFTAYEYLEGRFDVKVRTLTAMLFLVQRGMAAGITIYAPSIILSIVLGWNLELTHILVGLVVVIYTVSGGVRAVNITQIQQMMVILVGMLFIFLFLLYKWTLHSDISEIIPVAQIYHRTNLINTEFNWQDRYNLWSGLTGGFFLMLAYFGTDQSQVQRYLGGKLQKSASMGMIMNAIVKIPMQIFILACGVLVFLSFQFEKQPLHFNPKIQSYLKENHQAESNSWEHELDSVHNLKSKLLLQNSEQVQPLREIYQFETSKRKEIETVAKQNREGIESNEKDYIFLYYILHFLPHGLIGLLIAVILAAAMSSVSAELIALGSTTMVDFYIRFKKEEIKPSQEIFLSRIFTAMWGLIAIAFALFIPLFENLIQFINIIGSLFYGTILGVFLCAFYVKYIQSKAVFIAAILAEILTFGLFTFTNIGFLWFNVISCVFVILTALCFQFFINRWKPNVNEF